The Saccharothrix variisporea genome has a segment encoding these proteins:
- a CDS encoding universal stress protein encodes MDKTVVVGVDGSPASRAALRWAVEEGERRGCAVEVVHAWHVDHAMVIGPLSASVAAAMDPAVLRDGHQAVLDEVVGEVDTDVEVRPALVEGDARDVLVKASEHAALLVVGSRGAGPVREVLLGSVSSYCVHHAQCPVVVLRQPQEEHAEPKPVVTPGPLL; translated from the coding sequence ATGGACAAGACCGTCGTCGTGGGTGTGGACGGGTCGCCCGCGAGCCGTGCCGCGTTGCGTTGGGCCGTGGAGGAGGGGGAGCGGCGGGGGTGTGCGGTGGAGGTGGTGCACGCCTGGCACGTCGACCACGCCATGGTGATCGGTCCGTTGTCGGCGTCCGTGGCCGCCGCGATGGACCCGGCGGTGCTGCGTGACGGGCACCAGGCCGTGCTGGACGAGGTGGTCGGCGAGGTGGACACCGATGTCGAGGTCCGGCCGGCGTTGGTCGAGGGGGACGCCCGGGACGTGCTGGTGAAGGCCTCCGAGCACGCCGCTCTGCTCGTGGTGGGCAGCCGGGGCGCGGGGCCGGTGCGCGAGGTGCTGCTGGGGTCGGTGAGCTCCTATTGCGTGCACCACGCCCAGTGCCCGGTGGTCGTGTTGAGGCAACCGCAGGAAGAGCACGCCGAGCCGAAGCCCGTCGTCACGCCTGGACCGTTGCTGTGA
- a CDS encoding bifunctional GNAT family N-acetyltransferase/acetate--CoA ligase family protein, translated as MRASVGERALLADGRVVVVRELGPVDADALRALHRGLPPEDRYLRFFSASPRGLDEFVDRLTSPVEPRHVVLGAFAGEDLVGAASYVVVDGDSAEVALVVSHERQSHGVGTLLLEHLVSLAKRRGVRRFEADVLPVNSRMLRVFTDLGLVFTSTSDSEVVHVDLGLDAGEQYLEAVADRELSADVASLRSVLRPASVVVVGASRSRESVGNAVLRNLRAGGFDGDLCAVNPHAREIEGVPCFRSVDEVPEPPDLAVVCVPAHAVPAVAEDCGRRGVKALVVITSGVQAEALMAAVRRFGMRLVGPNCVGVAGGEPGARVNATFVRGRVESGGIGVVTQSGGIAIAVLEALGRLGLAVSDLVSTGDKYDVSGNDLLLWWERDDHTRAVVLYLESFGNPRKFSRLARRVAHRKPVVALRAASSEAGQRAAASHTASTATPAVTRDALFRQAGVIAVDGVTELVEVLAALHATPLPGGRSVAVLSNAGGLGVLAADACVHNGLSIAELGPGTVAALRALLPGPASVHNPVDTTAVVDDETYARCLDLVAADPAVDAVIAVTVPTALGDPRCGVHRVVKPVVAVSTDQDRPVRLVSGGIACYAEPSRAAAALAVLAERGRWLRTDRTHVDFDDIDLATARQVVREHLAVEPSGGWLDPDQAVRLLSAFGVPVLGGVLALDADSAVRAQHAYGGPVAVKVVGPLHKSRGGGVLLDLDGPDAVRDGFAALAERFGDRFGGVFVQPMAERGRELLVGVVGDARFGPLVVTGLGGVDTDVVDDRAAALAPLSVADADEVLHGFRAAPKVFADHPEEPVRDVLLRVGRLAELLPEVAELDLNPLVLHGDRVLAVDARVRVAPAEPGDPFLRRLRDTPRGPNTEEEPVVDGAGVRFPGTRHAVGQG; from the coding sequence GTGAGGGCCTCGGTCGGCGAACGCGCGTTGCTGGCCGACGGCCGGGTCGTCGTGGTGCGGGAGTTGGGTCCGGTCGACGCCGACGCGTTGCGCGCTCTGCACCGCGGTCTGCCGCCGGAGGACCGCTACCTGCGGTTCTTCAGCGCTTCGCCGCGCGGGCTGGACGAGTTCGTCGACCGGCTCACCTCGCCCGTCGAACCGCGACACGTGGTGCTGGGCGCGTTCGCGGGTGAGGACTTGGTGGGGGCGGCCAGTTACGTGGTCGTGGACGGGGATTCGGCCGAGGTCGCGTTGGTGGTGTCGCACGAGCGGCAGTCGCACGGTGTGGGCACGCTGCTGCTGGAGCACCTGGTGTCCCTGGCCAAGCGGCGCGGGGTGCGGCGGTTCGAGGCGGACGTGCTGCCGGTGAACTCCCGGATGCTGCGCGTGTTCACCGACCTGGGGTTGGTGTTCACGTCCACTTCGGACAGTGAGGTCGTGCACGTGGACCTCGGGCTCGACGCCGGCGAGCAGTACCTGGAGGCGGTGGCCGACCGGGAGCTGTCCGCCGACGTGGCGAGCCTGCGGTCCGTGCTGCGGCCGGCCTCGGTGGTCGTGGTCGGGGCGAGCCGTTCGCGGGAGTCGGTCGGGAACGCGGTGCTGCGCAACCTGCGGGCGGGCGGGTTCGACGGCGACCTGTGCGCGGTCAACCCGCATGCCCGTGAGATCGAGGGTGTGCCGTGCTTCCGGTCCGTGGACGAGGTTCCGGAACCGCCGGATCTGGCCGTGGTGTGTGTGCCCGCGCACGCGGTGCCGGCGGTGGCGGAGGACTGCGGGCGGCGCGGGGTCAAGGCGCTCGTGGTGATCACGTCGGGGGTCCAGGCCGAGGCGCTGATGGCCGCCGTGCGGCGGTTCGGGATGCGGCTGGTCGGGCCGAACTGCGTCGGCGTGGCCGGTGGCGAGCCGGGTGCCCGGGTGAACGCGACCTTCGTGCGCGGCCGGGTGGAGTCGGGTGGGATCGGGGTGGTCACGCAGTCCGGCGGGATCGCCATCGCGGTGTTGGAGGCGTTGGGGCGGCTGGGGCTCGCGGTGTCGGACCTGGTGTCGACCGGCGACAAGTACGACGTCAGCGGCAACGACCTGCTGCTGTGGTGGGAACGCGACGACCACACCCGGGCGGTCGTGCTGTACCTGGAGTCGTTCGGCAATCCGCGCAAGTTCTCCCGCCTGGCCCGCCGGGTCGCGCACCGCAAGCCCGTGGTGGCGTTGCGGGCGGCGAGCAGCGAGGCCGGGCAACGGGCCGCCGCCTCGCACACCGCGTCCACCGCGACCCCGGCCGTGACCCGGGACGCGTTGTTCCGGCAGGCCGGGGTGATCGCGGTGGACGGCGTGACGGAGTTGGTGGAGGTGCTGGCCGCGTTGCACGCCACGCCGTTGCCGGGTGGGCGGTCGGTCGCCGTGCTGAGCAACGCGGGCGGGCTCGGGGTGCTCGCGGCGGACGCGTGTGTCCACAACGGACTGTCGATCGCCGAGCTCGGCCCTGGGACGGTGGCGGCGCTGCGGGCGCTGCTGCCCGGTCCGGCGAGCGTGCACAACCCCGTGGACACGACGGCGGTGGTGGACGACGAGACCTACGCCCGGTGCCTGGACCTGGTCGCGGCCGACCCCGCCGTGGACGCCGTCATCGCGGTCACCGTGCCCACCGCGCTGGGCGACCCGAGGTGCGGGGTCCACCGGGTGGTGAAGCCGGTGGTGGCGGTGAGCACCGACCAGGACCGGCCGGTGCGCCTGGTGTCCGGTGGCATCGCCTGCTATGCCGAACCGTCGCGGGCCGCCGCCGCGCTGGCGGTGCTGGCCGAGCGGGGCAGGTGGCTGCGCACCGATCGGACGCACGTCGACTTCGATGACATCGACCTGGCCACGGCACGTCAGGTGGTGCGCGAGCACCTCGCCGTGGAGCCGTCGGGCGGTTGGCTGGACCCCGACCAGGCGGTCCGGCTGTTGAGCGCGTTCGGCGTCCCCGTGCTGGGCGGCGTCCTCGCCCTGGACGCCGACTCCGCCGTGCGCGCCCAACACGCTTACGGCGGACCTGTGGCCGTCAAGGTGGTCGGTCCGCTGCACAAGAGCCGGGGCGGCGGCGTGCTGCTCGACCTCGACGGCCCCGACGCGGTCCGGGACGGGTTCGCCGCCCTCGCCGAGCGCTTCGGGGACCGCTTCGGCGGGGTGTTCGTGCAGCCGATGGCCGAGCGCGGACGTGAACTGCTGGTGGGAGTGGTGGGTGACGCCAGGTTCGGCCCGCTGGTGGTGACCGGGCTGGGCGGGGTGGACACCGACGTGGTCGACGACCGGGCCGCCGCGCTCGCGCCGTTGAGCGTCGCCGACGCCGACGAGGTGCTGCACGGGTTCCGCGCCGCGCCGAAGGTGTTCGCCGACCACCCCGAGGAACCGGTCCGGGACGTGCTGCTGCGCGTCGGCCGGCTCGCCGAACTGCTGCCCGAGGTCGCCGAGCTCGACCTCAACCCGTTGGTGCTGCACGGGGACCGGGTGCTGGCGGTGGACGCGCGGGTGCGCGTCGCGCCGGCCGAGCCCGGCGACCCGTTCCTGCGCAGGTTGCGCGACACGCCCCGGGGGCCGAACACCGAGGAGGAGCCGGTGGTGGACGGGGCCGGCGTGCGGTTCCCGGGAACCCGCCACGCCGTCGGCCAAGGCTGA
- a CDS encoding cation-translocating P-type ATPase: MITDVRDFAAVTAPWRSDPDEVASALGTGPRGLPPEEADRRLAEVGPNRLAEPPGRPWWRVLADQLVNPLNLVLIVAAALAGAVERSYKEAVAIGVVLGLNGVLGFVQERRADQAVAALRAMLGPTAKARRAGLVVEVPAERLVPGDVVLVEAGDRVPADGRLTTSVNLEVDESGLTGESVPVAKSVAPVADVGLPDRTCMLHMSTTVTRGHAEMLVTGTGMGTEIGNVATLLEHTDTTRTPLQRQLDRLGVRLAYLAGAAVLLVAMTRLATGGGLGEVITLAVALGVAAIPEGLPAVVTVTLALGMRRMARRRAIVKRLTAVETLGATTVICTDKTGTLTLNQMTARTLWHAGRRYAVTGEGYGHDGTITADDGRPAGDLRDVLLPAILCNDAVVRDGVLVGDPTEGALLALAGKAGLDVQAVRAEAPRLAEIPFDSALKYMATFHRDGRVCVKGATDVLLRLATHVRLGTRDVPLDQWRRADVEDELHRMARRGERVLGVAVGRAPDAEPVLPAELVLVGLIGLLDPPRPEARAAIAECRTAGIDVKMITGDHLATASSIADALGITGQGVSGADLDRLDDHELDRTIEQTGVFARVAPEHKIRVVTALRRRGEVVAMTGDGVNDAPALKGADIGVAMGATGTDVAKEAAAMVLTDDNFATIVGAVRQGRAIYDNIVKFVRFQVGTNVAAILAMVAGSVFFLGDAVVLTPLMLLWINVIADGPPALALGLEPARPSVMREPPRPPGAHILTGARLARIAGIAAVMVAGTLLLFRYGLDRGTATAQTLAFTTFVLFQVVNILNVRDEHGSAFGPLLLHNLRLWAALAAVLVLQVCAVHVPLAQELFGTTALTPTDWLLAAATASLALWVEEVRKLVLRRRAAPAQLESTTRVRST; encoded by the coding sequence GTGATCACCGACGTGCGGGACTTCGCCGCGGTGACCGCGCCCTGGCGGTCGGATCCCGACGAGGTGGCGTCCGCGCTGGGCACCGGTCCGCGGGGTCTGCCTCCGGAGGAAGCCGACCGCAGGCTGGCGGAGGTGGGTCCCAACCGGCTGGCCGAGCCGCCGGGCCGACCGTGGTGGCGGGTCCTCGCCGACCAGTTGGTCAACCCGTTGAACCTGGTGCTCATCGTCGCTGCGGCCCTGGCCGGGGCGGTGGAGCGGTCCTACAAGGAGGCCGTGGCCATCGGGGTGGTGCTGGGCCTCAACGGCGTGCTCGGGTTCGTCCAGGAACGCCGGGCCGACCAGGCGGTGGCGGCGCTGCGCGCGATGCTCGGCCCCACCGCCAAGGCCCGCCGCGCCGGGCTGGTGGTCGAGGTGCCGGCCGAGCGGCTCGTCCCCGGCGACGTCGTGCTGGTGGAGGCGGGCGACCGGGTGCCCGCCGACGGACGCCTGACCACCTCGGTGAACCTGGAGGTGGACGAGTCCGGGTTGACCGGGGAATCGGTGCCGGTGGCCAAGTCGGTCGCCCCCGTGGCCGATGTCGGGCTGCCCGACCGGACGTGCATGCTGCACATGTCCACCACCGTCACCCGTGGGCACGCGGAGATGCTGGTCACCGGCACGGGCATGGGCACCGAGATCGGCAACGTCGCCACCCTGCTGGAACACACCGACACCACCCGCACGCCGCTCCAACGCCAACTGGACCGGCTCGGCGTCCGCCTGGCCTACCTCGCAGGGGCCGCGGTCCTGCTCGTGGCGATGACCCGGCTGGCCACGGGCGGCGGCCTCGGCGAGGTGATCACCCTGGCGGTCGCGCTCGGCGTCGCCGCCATCCCCGAAGGCCTGCCCGCAGTCGTCACCGTGACCCTGGCGCTCGGGATGCGGCGGATGGCGCGCCGGCGCGCGATCGTCAAACGCCTGACCGCCGTGGAAACACTGGGCGCCACCACGGTCATCTGCACCGACAAGACCGGCACCCTGACCCTCAACCAGATGACCGCCCGCACCCTGTGGCACGCCGGCCGCCGGTACGCCGTCACCGGCGAGGGCTACGGCCACGACGGCACCATCACCGCCGACGACGGCCGCCCCGCGGGCGATCTGCGGGACGTCCTGCTCCCCGCGATCCTGTGCAACGACGCCGTCGTGCGCGACGGGGTGCTGGTCGGCGACCCGACCGAAGGCGCGCTGCTGGCGTTGGCGGGCAAGGCCGGGCTGGACGTCCAGGCGGTGCGCGCCGAGGCCCCTCGCCTCGCCGAGATCCCGTTCGACTCCGCACTCAAGTACATGGCCACCTTCCACCGCGACGGGCGGGTGTGCGTCAAGGGCGCGACCGACGTGCTGCTGCGCCTGGCCACCCACGTGCGGCTGGGGACGCGGGACGTGCCGCTGGACCAGTGGCGTCGTGCCGATGTCGAGGACGAACTGCACCGCATGGCCCGGCGCGGCGAACGGGTGCTCGGCGTCGCCGTGGGACGCGCTCCCGACGCGGAGCCGGTCCTGCCCGCCGAACTGGTGCTCGTCGGCTTGATCGGGTTGCTCGACCCGCCGCGTCCGGAGGCGCGGGCGGCGATCGCCGAGTGCCGGACCGCCGGCATCGACGTCAAGATGATCACCGGCGACCACCTGGCCACCGCGTCCTCCATCGCCGACGCCCTGGGCATCACCGGACAGGGCGTCTCGGGCGCGGACCTCGACCGGCTCGACGACCACGAACTGGACCGCACCATCGAGCAGACCGGCGTCTTCGCGCGCGTCGCGCCCGAGCACAAGATCCGCGTGGTGACGGCGTTGCGGCGGCGGGGCGAGGTCGTGGCCATGACCGGCGACGGCGTCAACGACGCACCCGCGCTCAAAGGCGCCGACATCGGCGTGGCGATGGGCGCCACCGGCACCGACGTGGCCAAGGAAGCCGCCGCCATGGTCCTCACCGACGACAACTTCGCCACCATCGTCGGCGCGGTGCGCCAGGGCCGCGCGATCTACGACAACATCGTGAAGTTCGTCCGCTTCCAGGTCGGCACCAACGTGGCCGCGATCCTGGCCATGGTCGCCGGCTCGGTGTTCTTCCTGGGCGACGCCGTGGTGCTCACCCCGTTGATGCTGCTGTGGATCAACGTCATCGCGGACGGGCCACCGGCGCTGGCGCTGGGCCTGGAACCGGCCCGCCCGTCGGTCATGCGCGAACCCCCGCGCCCGCCCGGCGCGCACATCCTCACCGGCGCACGCCTGGCCCGCATCGCGGGGATCGCCGCGGTGATGGTGGCCGGCACCCTGCTGCTGTTCCGGTACGGCCTCGACCGCGGCACCGCCACCGCGCAGACCCTGGCCTTCACCACGTTCGTGCTGTTCCAGGTCGTCAACATCCTCAACGTCCGCGACGAGCACGGTTCGGCGTTCGGCCCGCTGCTGCTGCACAACCTGCGGCTGTGGGCGGCGCTGGCGGCGGTGCTGGTGCTCCAGGTGTGCGCGGTCCACGTGCCGCTCGCGCAGGAACTGTTCGGCACCACCGCACTCACCCCGACCGACTGGCTGCTGGCAGCGGCCACCGCCTCACTGGCCCTGTGGGTGGAAGAGGTGCGCAAGCTCGTGCTCCGCCGACGCGCCGCACCGGCTCAGCTCGAGTCGACCACCAGGGTCCGCAGCACGTAA
- a CDS encoding universal stress protein, which produces MDRPVVVGVDGSTSATAAVRWAAAEAARLGVPLSIVHACLLVPARVPDPIAVPREYHEAVLAQGRQWLAEAEKEALGVAPELAVSTELLSGDAAEVVVGRSASARLVVLGSRGLGGFTGLLVGSIAVALATHGHCPVVVVRGTAAQEPVVGAAHGPVVVGADGSLASPAALAFAFEHAAATGAELVAVRTWSDVAVETGWLQGLALDWAPVEAAERESLEQEVAPHRAAHPEVVVRLEVVRDRPAHCLVERSREASLVVVGSRGRGGFRGLLLGSTSQALIHHAACPVAVVPHQ; this is translated from the coding sequence ATGGACCGGCCCGTGGTAGTGGGAGTCGACGGTTCGACGTCGGCCACGGCGGCGGTGCGGTGGGCGGCGGCGGAAGCGGCCCGGCTGGGTGTGCCGCTGTCGATCGTGCACGCGTGCCTGCTGGTGCCCGCACGGGTGCCGGACCCGATCGCGGTGCCCCGCGAGTACCACGAGGCGGTGCTGGCGCAGGGCCGTCAGTGGCTCGCCGAGGCGGAGAAGGAAGCCCTCGGGGTCGCGCCCGAACTCGCCGTGTCGACCGAGCTGCTCTCGGGTGACGCGGCGGAGGTCGTGGTCGGCCGGTCCGCGTCGGCGCGGCTGGTCGTGCTGGGCTCGCGCGGGTTGGGCGGGTTCACCGGGCTCCTCGTGGGGTCCATCGCGGTCGCCCTGGCCACGCACGGGCACTGCCCGGTCGTGGTGGTGCGCGGGACCGCCGCCCAGGAGCCGGTGGTGGGCGCGGCGCACGGGCCGGTGGTGGTGGGCGCGGACGGCTCGCTCGCCAGTCCCGCCGCGCTGGCGTTCGCGTTCGAGCACGCCGCCGCGACCGGTGCCGAGCTCGTGGCGGTGCGGACGTGGTCCGACGTCGCCGTCGAGACGGGATGGCTGCAAGGACTGGCCCTGGACTGGGCGCCGGTCGAGGCGGCCGAGCGGGAGTCGCTGGAGCAGGAGGTGGCGCCGCACCGGGCGGCTCACCCGGAGGTCGTGGTGCGGCTGGAGGTGGTGCGCGACCGGCCGGCCCACTGCCTGGTGGAGCGCTCGCGCGAGGCGTCGCTGGTCGTGGTGGGTTCCCGGGGTCGCGGTGGCTTCCGCGGCCTGCTGCTGGGGTCCACCAGCCAGGCGTTGATCCACCACGCGGCCTGCCCGGTCGCGGTGGTCCCGCACCAGTGA
- a CDS encoding universal stress protein, which produces MTKPVVIADATPGGTALRWATEHATLLGAPLERCPAEPADLLVAAARAETVVIAHHGPFALPRHVMAVVENAPCDVVVVRGGPAPVHHRVTALITGSVHDPAVLSRATELARMRGCALRVLHAVPPLPVRTDDPHQPVTHADELLRGIRHASVVARMHPHEAVTRYADTDLIVVGDPGPTTRAALHHARCPVFVVHRAPVETFRLPTQRDHKQPAAR; this is translated from the coding sequence GTGACCAAGCCGGTCGTCATCGCCGACGCCACCCCAGGCGGCACGGCGCTGCGATGGGCCACCGAGCACGCCACACTGCTCGGCGCGCCCCTGGAACGGTGCCCGGCGGAACCCGCCGACCTGCTCGTCGCCGCCGCGCGCGCCGAGACGGTGGTCATCGCGCACCACGGCCCCTTCGCGTTGCCCCGACACGTCATGGCGGTGGTGGAGAACGCGCCTTGCGACGTCGTGGTCGTGCGCGGCGGCCCGGCGCCCGTCCACCACCGGGTCACCGCCCTCATCACCGGATCGGTCCACGATCCCGCGGTCCTCAGCCGCGCGACGGAACTGGCGCGGATGCGGGGCTGTGCGCTGCGCGTGCTGCACGCCGTGCCGCCGCTGCCGGTCCGCACGGACGACCCGCACCAGCCGGTCACCCACGCCGACGAACTCCTGCGGGGCATCCGGCACGCGTCCGTGGTGGCGCGGATGCACCCGCACGAGGCGGTCACCCGCTACGCCGACACCGACCTGATCGTCGTCGGCGACCCCGGCCCGACCACCCGCGCGGCCCTGCACCACGCCCGGTGCCCGGTCTTCGTCGTCCACCGCGCCCCGGTCGAGACCTTCCGGCTCCCCACCCAACGCGACCACAAGCAGCCCGCGGCGCGCTGA
- a CDS encoding SHOCT domain-containing protein, whose protein sequence is MMHWYTGFGWGGMLVMTLTTLAITAAVVVLAVAALRPRFRPHDDAAHVLDLRLARGEIDEAEYGRLRRALTDPR, encoded by the coding sequence GTGATGCACTGGTACACCGGTTTCGGGTGGGGCGGGATGCTGGTCATGACGTTGACCACGCTGGCGATCACCGCCGCCGTGGTCGTCCTGGCGGTCGCCGCGCTGCGGCCGCGGTTCCGGCCCCACGACGACGCGGCGCACGTGCTCGACCTGCGGTTGGCCCGGGGCGAGATCGACGAGGCCGAGTACGGCCGGCTGCGGCGCGCGCTGACGGACCCGAGGTGA